In Cydia splendana chromosome 25, ilCydSple1.2, whole genome shotgun sequence, a single genomic region encodes these proteins:
- the LOC134802772 gene encoding uncharacterized protein LOC134802772, with amino-acid sequence MSDEEQVASETQVLTAEFKDGQLEIVEVTPFDNNETNTVETILPDMATLSESSEDQEPKYQILTDSARGLMHLDLLNLTLVKCGDGEESYRLVTNQEAEGELGETVTCVLQSSDGEGEDAQNAYVGKKQVYITREDHDEYVMVNGEDGPVVILKSSLEGVEETETPPSKTEKPVKVQITYLTRHYYEQDHVMVNGEDRPVVILKSSLGGVEETETPPAKTEKPVKKQLTAVELLEKAKALQKAKAQMVTQKRGRKRRGTLPPPHELLSSPNFKLFLYSCKLCAFKCNAIKELTAHKAAEHGPGGARLKGARAAATTLQCARCPFRGGSHSQLMKHVQEQHLKDTNAEVYLNSAEAEAADVLVCGACGFESASRPEFRRHIEDKHNVNVS; translated from the exons ATGTCAGACGAGGAACAGGTGGCCTCAGAGACGCAGGTGCTCACGGCAGAGTTTAAAGAtg gtCAACTTGAAATCGTGGAGGTGACTCCATTTGACAATAATGAG ACTAACACAGTGGAAACTATCCTCCCCGACATGGCCACCTTGTCGGAGAGCAGTGAAGACCAGGAGCCTAAGTACCAGATCCTCACGGACTCCGCCCGGGGTCTGATGCACTTGGACCTCTTAAACCTGACCCTTGTCAA GTGTGGTGACGGCGAGGAGTCATACCGTTTAGTGACCAATCAGGAGGCCGAAGGAGAGCTAGGAGAAACCGTCACATGTGTCCTGCAGTCCAGTGATGGCGAGGGTGAAG aCGCGCAAAACGCCTACGTCGGCAAAAAGCAAGTATACATAACCAGAGAAGATCACGACGAATACGTCATGGTCAACGGGGAGGACGGGCCGGTCGTCATACTCAAATCATCGCTAGAGGGCGTTGAGGAAACTGAGACGCCACCGTCGAAGACTGAGAAGCCAGTTAAGGTACAGATCACTTATTTAACTCGTCATTATTATGAACAAGATCACGTCATGGTCAACGGGGAAGACAGGCCGGTCGTCATACTCAAATCATCGCTAGGA GGCGTTGAGGAAACTGAAACGCCACCGGCGAAGACTGAGAAGCCAGTTAAG aaGCAACTAACAGCTGTGGAGTTACTAGAAAAAGCGAAAGCCCTTCAAAAGGCCAA GGCACAAATGGTAACCCAAAAGCGTGGTCGCAAGCGCCGCGGTACCCTCCCCCCGCCGCACGAGCTGCTATCGTCTCCCAATTTTAAGCTGTTCCTGTATTCGTGCAAGCTGTGCGCTTTCAAGTGTAACGCTATAAAGGAGCTAACAGCACATAAG GCGGCGGAGCACGGGCCGGGCGGCGCGCGGCTGAAGGGCGCGCGCGCGGCGGCCACCACGCTGCAGTGCGCGCGCTGCCCCTTCCGCGGCGGCTCGCACTCGCAG tTAATGAAACACGTGCAGGAGCAACATTTAAAAGACACAAATG CGGAAGTATACTTGAATTCAGCGGAAGCGGAAGCAGCGGATGTCCTGGTCTGTGGCGCGTGCGGGTTCGAGTCCGCGTCGAGGCCCGAATTCCGGCGCCATATTGAAGACAAACACAATGTCAACGTCAGTTGA